The following are encoded in a window of Flavobacterium cupriresistens genomic DNA:
- a CDS encoding AMP-binding protein has translation MEKSHPKLAPNKSDHQTIEEDCVCLIDFLIEGSIKCPNKIVFSDVDSTLHEAPLTYSEFLFQVQTQAQIFKSKDVKKGDRCLLIFDQGIEFIIAFFACQWIGAIPVPLNMPGRLKPLDKWENIAKECHPKAIATSEKSASRLIQSIGRSELLNGTSLIKVKITAADQSETHFTAQPDIHPTAFLQYTSGSTGNPKGVVVTQDSLIQNSKGSKNDMNFTSESVLVSWLPFYHDMGLILFIVQTIYNGSTLYLMRPEDFMSKPLNWVNALSKWKATHTGGPNFAYQLVADKLVQLHNELKATNATTEISLKNLKVCASGAEPIRFQTICNFQNAISLFGASNHVISPGYGLAEATLTVSVIKEGEKVKWLKVDKEALKNNTVILQESGFMETGQDFHEEEGAVYLVANGQVIDNHDINIIAISDLETALPDSISKLKTQSPYAIGELWFSGPSVTNGYYENEKATSESYFNSSSDNTTYLRTGDLAFKDDEGQIYIVGRIKDLIIIRGLNYYPQDLERSSYYSHPDLRIDGAAAFSMNKQGNECCYIVQELTRNAVLSPKFDEYTKAIRTAVLKEHGIAIEAILFVSPMHVPRTTSGKIQRRLAKRTTELEEWPNILHASHLGATVSKKESDSAQTDLQEQLLQQITGELQHFLQTRVDSYTIDERRTIPPYIMTEFARMGLMGLMVSSQYGGLGFNLSQTSRFIEIISSADLTLGLFVSLHNVLGLHPIARFAKEEIKEKVVRELATGIGTASFALTEPGAGSNPNAGKTFAQKQPDGNWILNGEKCWVGSSSWASYLTVIAHTEDQNGKYLGQSAFLVPQGTPGLSHIEECMTMGMRGSVQGHFVLNDVSIPESHILGEIGKGAEILQEVVSMGRIGINSMCIGILKTVLSRSKRWAENRKINSGYLIDQPVVLKQLNQLLSVLEIIETYQSKLLKWKDQGLLLPDMLISAGKVFSTEETWKGVDFLMQITAARGYSEHNGISQLFRDARVLRIFEGPSESLIADLGGRSDETISETLNFLIMQDVAINAKIQIEKIQLVKQQFEPNKVGYDGQHDLQKNRKFAKYAFGEVLACQLILWMCGDDISSQAKKWIEKKITTLTADALEFDTSLLVKQQFEAQFNHLLKDHQTIYTQPALTDSAMRSPFRDLRTIETQNFIQQTEDEGYIKNNTTSKAPLFANSASAVTQSTPQVLLKNKAIKEMESWIYNWLEKEAEIESGHFASTTSFSEYGLDSSLSIRFISDINSCYAIHIEPSIIWSYSTVSELATYLCEFEIKPSELTVIKENEENGVDDAFLKGLLEDEIK, from the coding sequence ATGGAAAAAAGTCATCCCAAACTTGCCCCCAACAAATCAGATCATCAAACCATTGAAGAGGATTGTGTTTGCCTCATTGATTTTCTGATCGAAGGGAGTATAAAGTGTCCCAACAAAATAGTATTCAGTGATGTAGATAGTACCCTTCATGAAGCTCCCCTAACCTATTCTGAATTTTTATTTCAGGTACAGACTCAGGCTCAGATTTTTAAAAGTAAGGACGTAAAAAAAGGCGATCGTTGTCTTTTGATTTTTGATCAGGGCATTGAATTCATCATCGCTTTCTTCGCCTGCCAGTGGATTGGAGCTATCCCCGTGCCACTCAACATGCCCGGACGATTAAAGCCTTTGGACAAATGGGAAAATATCGCCAAAGAATGCCATCCTAAAGCAATCGCGACCAGCGAAAAAAGTGCTTCCAGACTAATTCAAAGTATAGGCAGGTCAGAACTCCTCAACGGCACATCGTTAATTAAGGTAAAAATCACTGCCGCAGACCAGTCCGAAACTCATTTTACAGCTCAACCGGATATACATCCTACCGCATTTTTGCAATATACTTCAGGCTCCACCGGGAATCCTAAGGGAGTGGTTGTAACACAAGATTCTTTGATACAAAATTCAAAAGGGTCGAAAAACGACATGAATTTCACTTCTGAAAGTGTGCTGGTAAGCTGGCTTCCCTTCTATCATGACATGGGACTGATCTTATTTATAGTTCAAACCATTTACAACGGGAGTACGCTTTATTTAATGAGACCCGAAGATTTTATGAGTAAACCCCTTAATTGGGTAAATGCACTCAGCAAATGGAAAGCTACACATACGGGAGGTCCTAACTTTGCTTATCAATTGGTTGCCGATAAACTTGTGCAACTGCATAATGAACTTAAAGCTACCAACGCTACAACAGAAATTTCACTAAAAAACCTGAAAGTATGCGCCTCCGGTGCTGAACCAATTCGTTTTCAGACTATTTGTAATTTTCAAAATGCGATTTCGTTGTTTGGCGCCAGCAATCATGTAATTTCTCCCGGTTATGGTTTAGCAGAAGCTACTTTAACCGTTTCTGTAATTAAAGAAGGTGAAAAGGTAAAATGGTTAAAAGTTGATAAAGAAGCGCTCAAAAACAATACTGTAATCCTTCAGGAAAGCGGTTTTATGGAAACCGGACAGGATTTTCACGAAGAAGAAGGAGCTGTTTATCTCGTAGCAAACGGGCAAGTAATTGACAACCACGATATCAATATTATCGCCATTTCTGATCTGGAAACAGCATTACCCGATTCGATCTCCAAACTCAAAACACAATCTCCCTATGCTATTGGTGAATTATGGTTCTCAGGTCCTTCTGTGACAAATGGGTACTATGAAAACGAAAAAGCAACCTCCGAAAGCTACTTCAACTCCTCTTCCGATAACACTACTTATCTGCGAACAGGTGACTTAGCCTTCAAAGATGACGAAGGACAGATTTATATTGTCGGTCGAATTAAAGATCTCATTATCATAAGGGGCTTAAACTATTATCCTCAGGATTTAGAACGCAGCTCTTATTATTCACATCCTGATTTAAGGATTGATGGTGCTGCTGCTTTTTCTATGAACAAACAAGGAAATGAATGTTGTTACATTGTTCAGGAATTAACCCGTAATGCAGTACTGTCTCCTAAATTTGATGAATATACGAAAGCAATTCGCACTGCTGTTTTAAAAGAACACGGAATAGCAATAGAAGCCATTCTTTTTGTTTCTCCTATGCATGTTCCCCGAACTACCAGCGGAAAAATTCAAAGACGACTTGCAAAACGCACTACCGAACTCGAAGAATGGCCCAATATTTTACATGCCTCTCATTTAGGTGCAACGGTATCTAAAAAAGAATCGGATTCCGCCCAAACTGATCTTCAAGAGCAATTGCTACAGCAGATTACCGGAGAATTACAACATTTTCTCCAAACCAGAGTCGATAGTTACACCATTGACGAAAGACGTACAATACCGCCCTATATCATGACCGAGTTTGCCCGTATGGGACTTATGGGGCTTATGGTTTCGTCACAGTACGGTGGTTTAGGATTCAATCTGAGTCAGACAAGTCGCTTTATAGAAATTATCTCATCGGCAGATTTAACGCTGGGATTATTCGTGAGTCTTCACAATGTACTCGGACTGCATCCTATCGCACGGTTTGCAAAAGAAGAAATCAAGGAAAAAGTTGTTCGGGAACTGGCCACCGGAATAGGAACAGCCAGCTTTGCGCTAACGGAACCAGGTGCGGGAAGTAACCCCAATGCAGGTAAAACTTTTGCTCAAAAACAACCGGATGGCAATTGGATTTTAAACGGTGAAAAATGCTGGGTGGGTTCTTCGTCATGGGCGAGTTATCTGACCGTGATTGCACATACGGAGGATCAAAATGGTAAATACCTCGGACAATCCGCCTTTTTAGTACCACAGGGAACACCGGGGCTGAGTCATATTGAGGAATGCATGACCATGGGAATGCGTGGTTCCGTACAAGGACATTTTGTCCTGAACGATGTAAGTATTCCGGAATCACATATACTGGGCGAGATAGGTAAAGGAGCCGAAATTCTTCAAGAAGTCGTATCAATGGGGCGCATCGGGATTAATTCTATGTGCATCGGAATCTTAAAAACCGTTTTATCCAGATCAAAAAGATGGGCCGAAAACAGAAAAATCAATTCTGGATACCTTATTGACCAACCTGTGGTACTTAAACAACTGAATCAGTTGTTGTCCGTTCTCGAAATAATCGAAACGTACCAATCAAAGCTTTTAAAATGGAAAGATCAAGGACTGCTTCTACCTGATATGCTTATCAGTGCCGGAAAAGTTTTTTCGACAGAAGAAACCTGGAAAGGCGTTGATTTTCTAATGCAGATCACTGCCGCCAGAGGTTATTCAGAACACAACGGTATTTCGCAGCTTTTCCGTGATGCTCGTGTGTTGCGAATTTTTGAAGGTCCCTCAGAATCGTTAATTGCTGATTTGGGAGGACGTTCCGATGAAACCATCAGCGAAACATTAAACTTCCTGATCATGCAAGATGTTGCAATCAACGCAAAAATTCAAATAGAAAAAATACAGCTTGTAAAACAGCAGTTCGAGCCTAACAAAGTAGGTTATGATGGGCAACACGATCTTCAAAAGAACAGAAAGTTTGCCAAATATGCTTTTGGTGAAGTACTAGCCTGTCAATTGATTTTGTGGATGTGTGGAGACGATATTTCATCCCAAGCAAAAAAATGGATCGAGAAAAAAATCACAACGCTCACAGCAGATGCACTCGAATTTGATACAAGTCTGCTCGTTAAACAGCAATTTGAAGCTCAATTCAATCATTTACTAAAAGACCATCAGACCATTTACACACAACCTGCGCTTACTGATTCTGCTATGCGCTCCCCTTTTCGGGATTTGCGTACAATCGAAACACAGAACTTTATACAACAAACAGAAGACGAAGGCTACATTAAAAATAATACAACAAGTAAAGCTCCACTTTTCGCCAACAGCGCTTCTGCTGTAACGCAAAGTACCCCTCAAGTGTTGTTAAAAAACAAGGCTATTAAAGAAATGGAGTCCTGGATATACAATTGGTTAGAAAAAGAAGCAGAAATCGAAAGCGGGCACTTTGCCTCTACCACTTCTTTTTCAGAATATGGGCTCGATTCTTCCTTATCCATCCGTTTTATAAGCGACATCAATTCGTGTTACGCAATTCATATAGAACCGTCCATCATTTGGAGTTATTCAACGGTAAGTGAACTGGCCACCTATCTGTGTGAATTTGAAATCAAACCTTCTGAACTCACCGTTATAAAAGAGAATGAAGAAAATGGTGTAGACGATGCCTTTTTGAAAGGACTATTGGAAGATGAAATAAAATGA
- a CDS encoding beta-ketoacyl synthase N-terminal-like domain-containing protein, whose translation MSNVNKNKIAVIGLDCKFPGQSDGPDQFWETLLNKKDGIIPIPSDRWNHSYYYDAQGGKGKTFVDRAGFISDVFDFSPQTFGMSEKEAADIDPQQRLLIQSSWNSIQNAGYKIDSIKEKTGAFFGLSYRDYYDFDIAPNGVNGFTPANPLGTVNAIAAGRVAYLLGLNGPAIQLDTICSSSLMTLHLACQSLLNKECDYALSGGVNCILSPHALVALAQMGALSKSAKCQAFSKHADGYIRGEGVGVLLLKRLEDAERDGDYIYGTVEATATNHDGRSNGLTAPNGKAQVKLIEFCLEKAGLSPEDIGYIEAHGTGTYLGDPVELEGLNQVFGASRSPLNLLYVGSVKSNIGHLEPAAGVASLIKSLLILKNNYIPAGLHLEELNPGFKWNEKPIEPVKENRAWESDEKFIGVSAFSMTGANVHAILGKAPEQTEIYSTDVSAMKWPILISAQNETTLKQYISSLLNSINQNTSIASLSNTFLNGREVFEESIYACFDTTEQLIQELEKHQNGLQNVFEKVSLKRKRKNNQVVLNIGNFTDFKPEYLQIWKKQKLFAPSLTKTDRILTNLLGKSLYELAAHPTTEMERKINNFSQAFIWSDTLVSVLKTDVLFNTSGEGDYLGAVFSELISFEESLLLFILENGLKRNQLLDKIRFRTENNHWDKSAKASNKEFWLDKKEDASAKAITLNILNDTTSLSITQTETVGQLPDFLLYSYAKGVEMEWTQLLGNELFKKVSLPPAPLATATYISESYKFNSRKDPANFQNAGKSNVIASILHHQLEHEQSNRKSFNSFFSPEQDLFIKDHLVNETYIFPGAGYLSMICEALFYLKKSHQIKLKNVQIFQPMSFSSLTEKREVKLDLTYETKNTEEPFSTSGSWEIKSRKDQEEWAIHIKGSFGIRSEAPLFQSEKTESTPNETNLTPVDTAVFYDSLNNWGVQYGPEFRLINQLQSDERSMKSVVKQDTATMNLFASPELLDACMHGLFSAKTFEHFSEPFVPSRYDEINFYQPLHGTIHASGILLKMESDAMNAQFSFCDPEGNILLEITSMEVRKILSEFLQSEKENETVYQEKWQKLDIVNNQQKANTDNQSASKDSWIFLNAEQAQQSFSEVIKTAVNVPQIALLGQESSTILDNSIGAFKDITELLKSLNNNEQQLILFAPPIEDIKGLSQMFTLFKDLLLNLPQNLNFRLCTIKGMAIHSEEQVNPFHTALWGLARTMPIEGKQKWKGVIDISSINEAPMLLDSQFKTILATHDQLALREKKFYTPILTTEIDSLSDNLQPKGDWANPVLITGGLGQMGRVFTEQLVQLGCKKIYLLSRNPAWLEIEDSQTDNFNLSQSQLEFREYIKKCEAKGISISAVSGKVDSNEDMAAIAALLKKQGIDAINLIHAAGAVTRNKVVDATSEELETEWKAKYEGAIQLDKHFGPFNVGFTLYTSSIASLWSGEGVAGYSSANLLLDGLAVNRNLEGKRTLSVRFGRFAEKGLMKEHEAQELETLGILTLPMYAAVDNALELAEKSTLTTPSIMQVDWQRFSSLYQLLNRNQFLSLLAHKNTTSEGNAEPNFSYSPDKPLQEVIKELVAEELEIDIHDVDSTIPLFELGLDSVDSLSIRTTLEKLLKIKLSVSLIYDYNTVDLLSKHLEELTQKVSDPTVESKKEKSEEELLQLLLEELN comes from the coding sequence ATGAGCAACGTCAATAAAAATAAGATAGCTGTCATTGGTTTAGATTGTAAATTTCCGGGACAATCCGATGGTCCTGATCAATTTTGGGAAACTCTTTTGAATAAAAAAGACGGTATAATCCCAATACCGTCAGATCGTTGGAATCATTCCTACTATTATGACGCACAAGGTGGCAAAGGAAAAACATTTGTCGATCGCGCCGGTTTTATTTCCGATGTATTTGATTTCTCTCCACAGACCTTTGGCATGTCCGAAAAAGAAGCTGCCGACATAGACCCGCAACAACGTCTGTTGATCCAATCTTCTTGGAACAGTATTCAAAATGCAGGTTACAAAATTGATTCTATAAAAGAAAAAACAGGCGCTTTCTTTGGTTTGAGCTATCGTGATTATTATGATTTCGATATTGCTCCAAATGGTGTAAACGGTTTTACGCCCGCTAATCCATTGGGGACTGTCAATGCAATTGCAGCAGGCAGGGTTGCCTATTTATTGGGATTAAACGGACCTGCTATTCAACTTGACACTATTTGTTCTTCTTCGCTCATGACCTTGCATCTGGCCTGTCAAAGTCTTCTAAATAAAGAATGTGACTATGCTCTTTCGGGTGGTGTTAATTGCATACTATCTCCTCATGCTTTAGTTGCCTTAGCACAGATGGGGGCTTTGTCAAAGTCAGCCAAATGCCAGGCTTTCTCTAAACATGCAGATGGTTACATTCGTGGTGAAGGCGTAGGAGTTCTGCTCCTTAAAAGACTGGAAGATGCAGAACGCGATGGAGACTATATTTACGGCACTGTAGAAGCGACAGCCACCAATCATGATGGCCGCAGTAATGGATTAACCGCGCCAAATGGCAAAGCACAGGTAAAACTTATAGAATTCTGTCTGGAAAAAGCCGGACTTTCTCCCGAAGACATCGGTTATATCGAAGCCCATGGTACAGGTACATATTTGGGAGATCCTGTTGAACTTGAAGGCCTTAACCAAGTGTTTGGAGCTTCAAGATCACCTCTAAATCTGCTTTATGTAGGGTCAGTTAAATCTAATATTGGACATCTGGAACCTGCTGCAGGAGTCGCTTCGTTAATAAAATCATTGCTGATTCTTAAAAACAACTATATCCCTGCCGGATTACACTTAGAAGAACTGAATCCCGGTTTTAAATGGAATGAAAAACCCATAGAACCCGTTAAAGAAAACAGAGCTTGGGAAAGTGATGAAAAATTTATTGGTGTAAGTGCCTTTAGTATGACAGGGGCCAACGTTCATGCCATACTGGGTAAGGCTCCAGAGCAAACCGAAATTTATTCAACTGATGTATCTGCTATGAAGTGGCCGATTCTCATTTCCGCACAAAATGAAACCACATTAAAACAATATATTTCTTCCCTTCTAAACAGTATAAACCAAAACACTTCTATCGCATCACTATCCAATACATTCCTAAACGGACGTGAAGTATTTGAAGAATCGATTTATGCTTGCTTCGATACCACTGAGCAACTTATTCAGGAATTGGAAAAACATCAAAATGGATTGCAAAATGTTTTTGAGAAAGTTTCTCTGAAAAGAAAAAGAAAAAACAATCAGGTGGTTTTGAACATCGGAAACTTTACCGACTTCAAACCCGAATACCTTCAAATCTGGAAAAAGCAAAAACTATTTGCCCCATCCCTTACAAAAACGGATCGTATCCTGACCAATTTACTTGGCAAATCACTATATGAACTTGCAGCCCATCCCACTACGGAAATGGAACGAAAAATTAATAATTTTTCGCAGGCTTTTATATGGTCAGATACTTTGGTGTCTGTATTAAAAACCGATGTACTATTCAATACATCAGGCGAAGGTGATTATCTGGGAGCTGTTTTCAGTGAATTGATAAGCTTTGAAGAATCTTTGCTGCTTTTTATTCTGGAAAATGGATTAAAACGGAACCAACTGCTTGACAAAATTAGATTCCGCACCGAAAACAATCATTGGGACAAATCAGCAAAAGCCTCCAACAAAGAATTTTGGCTTGATAAAAAAGAAGATGCTTCAGCAAAGGCGATCACATTAAATATCCTCAATGATACAACATCTCTATCTATAACTCAAACCGAAACAGTTGGTCAATTACCTGATTTTCTTCTTTACAGTTATGCAAAAGGAGTTGAAATGGAATGGACACAACTTTTAGGAAACGAACTCTTCAAAAAAGTTTCGCTCCCTCCAGCGCCACTTGCCACTGCCACTTACATTTCCGAATCGTATAAATTCAATAGCAGGAAAGATCCGGCAAACTTTCAGAACGCAGGAAAAAGTAATGTTATCGCTTCTATTTTACATCATCAATTAGAGCATGAACAAAGTAACCGAAAAAGCTTTAATTCCTTTTTTAGTCCTGAGCAAGATTTATTCATTAAAGACCATCTGGTTAACGAAACCTATATTTTTCCAGGTGCCGGTTACCTTTCGATGATTTGCGAAGCTTTATTTTATCTTAAAAAAAGTCATCAGATCAAGCTAAAGAACGTGCAGATTTTTCAACCAATGAGTTTCAGTTCATTGACCGAAAAAAGAGAAGTAAAATTGGATTTAACTTATGAAACAAAAAATACCGAAGAACCTTTTTCTACAAGCGGCTCTTGGGAAATTAAGAGCCGAAAAGATCAGGAAGAATGGGCCATTCACATAAAAGGCAGTTTCGGAATTCGTTCTGAGGCTCCCTTGTTTCAAAGTGAAAAAACAGAATCTACGCCTAATGAGACCAACTTAACTCCTGTCGATACAGCTGTATTTTACGATTCCTTAAACAATTGGGGAGTACAATATGGCCCTGAGTTCCGTCTGATTAATCAACTGCAATCTGATGAGCGCAGCATGAAATCTGTAGTGAAACAGGATACCGCGACAATGAATTTATTTGCTTCTCCGGAACTACTGGATGCTTGTATGCACGGTTTATTTTCTGCAAAAACATTTGAACATTTTTCGGAGCCTTTTGTCCCGTCCCGTTACGATGAAATAAATTTCTATCAACCCCTACACGGTACTATTCATGCCTCAGGAATACTCTTAAAAATGGAGTCTGATGCTATGAATGCGCAATTCAGTTTCTGCGATCCTGAAGGCAATATTCTATTGGAAATTACATCAATGGAAGTCCGCAAAATCTTAAGTGAGTTCTTACAATCAGAAAAAGAAAACGAAACTGTTTATCAAGAAAAGTGGCAAAAACTTGACATTGTCAACAACCAGCAAAAAGCAAATACTGATAATCAGTCCGCTTCAAAAGACAGCTGGATTTTTCTAAATGCAGAACAAGCACAACAGTCGTTTTCAGAAGTGATTAAAACCGCTGTCAACGTTCCCCAAATTGCTCTACTTGGGCAAGAAAGTAGTACGATATTGGATAACAGTATAGGGGCATTTAAAGATATAACCGAGCTGCTAAAAAGTCTAAATAACAACGAGCAGCAGTTAATACTATTTGCTCCTCCTATTGAGGATATTAAAGGATTGTCTCAAATGTTCACTTTATTCAAAGACTTGCTTTTGAATCTACCACAAAATCTAAATTTCAGATTGTGTACCATCAAAGGAATGGCAATCCATTCAGAAGAGCAAGTTAACCCTTTTCACACAGCCCTATGGGGACTGGCCAGAACGATGCCTATAGAAGGAAAACAAAAATGGAAGGGTGTTATCGATATCTCCTCTATTAATGAAGCTCCTATGCTATTGGATTCACAGTTCAAAACTATCCTTGCTACACATGATCAGTTGGCATTAAGAGAAAAAAAATTCTATACACCCATCCTGACAACCGAAATTGATTCTTTGTCCGACAACTTACAACCAAAAGGAGACTGGGCTAATCCTGTTCTAATTACAGGTGGGCTAGGACAAATGGGGCGTGTATTTACAGAACAGCTGGTTCAACTGGGATGTAAAAAAATCTATCTTCTTTCGCGCAATCCAGCCTGGCTTGAGATTGAAGACAGTCAGACAGACAACTTCAACCTAAGTCAATCGCAACTTGAATTTCGCGAGTATATTAAGAAATGTGAAGCCAAAGGTATCTCAATTTCTGCCGTTAGCGGAAAAGTAGATTCTAATGAAGATATGGCTGCAATAGCCGCATTACTAAAAAAACAAGGTATTGACGCCATTAATCTGATTCATGCTGCAGGAGCCGTTACCCGAAATAAAGTGGTTGATGCCACATCTGAAGAACTGGAAACAGAATGGAAAGCCAAATACGAAGGAGCAATACAACTAGACAAACACTTCGGCCCTTTTAATGTCGGATTTACTTTGTACACTTCTTCTATTGCTTCGCTCTGGTCGGGAGAAGGTGTAGCCGGTTATTCAAGTGCCAACTTATTATTGGATGGTCTGGCCGTTAACAGGAATCTTGAAGGAAAAAGAACTCTTTCGGTTCGATTCGGAAGATTTGCCGAGAAAGGTTTGATGAAAGAACATGAAGCGCAAGAGCTGGAAACATTAGGTATTTTGACATTACCCATGTATGCTGCTGTCGACAACGCTTTGGAACTTGCTGAAAAATCAACACTCACCACTCCAAGCATCATGCAGGTAGATTGGCAGCGCTTTAGTTCGCTTTATCAACTTCTGAACCGCAATCAATTTCTATCCCTATTGGCACATAAGAACACCACTTCTGAGGGTAATGCTGAACCCAATTTTAGTTACAGTCCGGACAAACCTTTACAAGAAGTCATCAAAGAACTGGTAGCTGAAGAACTGGAGATTGACATCCATGATGTGGATTCTACAATTCCGCTTTTTGAATTAGGCCTGGACTCTGTTGATTCCCTTAGCATACGTACAACTTTAGAAAAACTTCTGAAAATCAAATTATCAGTAAGTCTTATTTACGACTACAATACCGTTGATCTCCTGAGTAAACATCTCGAAGAATTAACTCAAAAAGTCTCAGATCCAACTGTTGAAAGTAAAAAAGAAAAAAGCGAAGAAGAACTTTTACAACTTTTACTTGAAGAACTTAACTAG
- a CDS encoding type I polyketide synthase — translation MENNNTVDRSDIIKKALEEIKRLKKKVAENQTSLFEPIAVVGLACRFPKGANTPAKFWKALQEQKDLIGPVPEKRADHSLGGAWEGSPFLKEAGYLEEDIEDFDHRLFRFSPREAERTDPQQRLFLKVCWEALENAGYAPDSLRGSKTGVYAGIMLMEYMQQLTSERKLTAQFDPYDVSGNGFSFLSGRTSYFFGFQGPGITTDTACSSSLVSIDQACKGLWMDDCKMALAGGVNLLLFQDSTALFSSLNILSPDCRCKSFDAAANGTVRGEGCGVVVLKKLSDALQDGDHIHAVIKATGVNQGGLSSGPTVPHGPSQEMLLKEVWKKAGLSETGPDYIEAHGTGTEIGDPIEMNSIIHLLPKERKTPVFIGTVKSNLGHLEAAAGVAGFIKTVLALENKKIPGNLHFNTPSGHINWSESCIEIPRQTIEWNKSQKPRTAAISSFGLSGTNAHIVLEEYETAITPAQEKTAYPERQWPLRFSARSLSCIRDQWIAFVAFLKENENWSMDQLSYSHNVSRADFKEKQVIWAATKEEALHILETALADESDEVPVKNLWRNSADLPQVTDSSEKSLQEIRFSDTKTNPDLEQDVFADWVKGKKTDWKSYYRGSGLRKINIPNYQFREKVFGLKTIQS, via the coding sequence ATGGAAAATAACAATACAGTAGATCGTTCCGATATTATAAAAAAAGCGCTCGAAGAAATCAAAAGATTGAAGAAAAAAGTAGCAGAAAACCAAACTTCTCTTTTTGAACCAATTGCGGTCGTGGGCTTGGCATGTCGCTTTCCAAAAGGTGCTAACACACCTGCAAAATTCTGGAAAGCCTTGCAAGAACAAAAAGATTTGATAGGACCTGTACCTGAAAAACGGGCAGATCATTCTCTTGGCGGAGCATGGGAAGGAAGTCCTTTTCTAAAAGAAGCGGGTTATCTCGAAGAAGATATCGAAGATTTCGATCATCGTTTATTTCGCTTTTCTCCCAGAGAAGCAGAACGCACAGATCCTCAGCAACGATTATTCCTAAAAGTCTGTTGGGAGGCTCTCGAAAATGCAGGTTACGCCCCTGACTCCTTGCGAGGCAGTAAAACGGGAGTTTATGCAGGTATAATGCTCATGGAGTACATGCAGCAACTCACCTCTGAGCGAAAACTTACCGCTCAGTTTGATCCTTATGATGTTTCCGGAAACGGATTCTCCTTTTTGTCGGGCAGGACCAGCTATTTTTTTGGCTTTCAAGGTCCCGGCATTACAACAGATACCGCGTGTTCGTCCTCGTTGGTAAGTATCGATCAGGCTTGCAAAGGCTTATGGATGGATGATTGCAAAATGGCGCTCGCCGGTGGAGTGAATCTACTGCTTTTTCAAGACTCTACAGCTTTATTTTCTTCCTTGAATATACTTTCACCGGATTGCCGTTGTAAATCGTTTGATGCAGCAGCAAATGGAACCGTTCGCGGAGAAGGATGCGGTGTAGTTGTCTTAAAAAAGCTGTCTGATGCCTTGCAGGATGGTGACCACATTCATGCCGTTATCAAGGCTACGGGTGTAAATCAGGGTGGATTATCTTCGGGACCAACTGTGCCACACGGGCCTTCACAGGAAATGCTTTTAAAAGAAGTCTGGAAAAAAGCCGGTCTCAGCGAAACGGGCCCGGACTACATTGAAGCACACGGTACAGGTACTGAAATTGGTGACCCTATCGAAATGAACTCCATTATCCATTTACTGCCTAAAGAACGTAAAACACCCGTATTTATAGGAACGGTTAAATCAAACCTCGGACATCTTGAGGCCGCTGCAGGAGTAGCGGGATTTATTAAAACCGTTTTGGCATTAGAAAATAAAAAGATTCCGGGCAACCTGCATTTCAATACCCCATCCGGTCATATCAACTGGTCCGAATCCTGTATTGAAATCCCTCGCCAAACAATAGAATGGAACAAATCTCAAAAACCACGAACAGCCGCTATTAGTTCCTTTGGTCTAAGTGGAACCAATGCACATATTGTATTGGAAGAGTACGAAACTGCCATCACACCTGCACAAGAAAAAACAGCTTATCCCGAACGCCAATGGCCGCTTCGTTTCAGCGCACGAAGTCTTTCCTGTATAAGAGATCAATGGATTGCTTTTGTTGCTTTCCTTAAAGAAAACGAAAACTGGAGTATGGATCAATTATCCTATAGTCATAACGTTTCCAGAGCCGATTTTAAAGAAAAACAGGTAATCTGGGCCGCTACTAAAGAAGAAGCCCTGCACATTCTGGAAACTGCTCTTGCCGATGAATCGGATGAAGTTCCGGTTAAGAATCTGTGGAGAAATAGTGCTGACCTACCTCAGGTAACTGATTCCTCAGAAAAGAGCTTACAAGAGATTCGCTTTTCAGACACTAAAACAAATCCGGATCTGGAACAAGATGTTTTTGCGGACTGGGTGAAAGGAAAAAAAACCGACTGGAAATCCTATTACCGCGGATCTGGTCTACGAAAAATTAATATTCCGAATTATCAGTTTAGGGAAAAAGTATTCGGTTTGAAAACAATCCAAAGCTAG